The following are encoded in a window of Phaseolus vulgaris cultivar G19833 chromosome 3, P. vulgaris v2.0, whole genome shotgun sequence genomic DNA:
- the LOC137807535 gene encoding uncharacterized protein, giving the protein MKVRSSVKKMCEFCQIVKRRGRVYVICSGNPKHKQRQGMTTFASEDPSPPVSSETSSCKMVLKPSQILRPSLISATPQRHSLSTLYGWRVGLAKIFSTK; this is encoded by the exons ATGAAGGTGCGGTCATCTGTGAAGAAGATGTGTGAATTTTGTCAGATAGTTAAACGTCGAGGACGTGTCTATGTGATTTGCTCTGGGAACCCTAAGCACAAGCAACGGCAAGGCATGACAACATTTGCAAGTGAAGACCCATCTCCTCCAGT GTCCTCGGAGACAAGTAGCTGCAAGATGGTACTTAAGCCCTCTCAAATTTTGAGACCAAGTCTGATTTCTGCTACCCCTCAAAGGCATAGCTTATCTACGTTGTATGGATGGAGGGTGGGATTGGCCAAAATTTTTTCTACGAAATag
- the LOC137807536 gene encoding uncharacterized protein isoform X2: MKPTPIIAVDEPAKGLRIQGQTVRKPHISDGFWSSSTCDLDNGNIQSQRSISSVSTLNQILYHSGGTSTGTNSEFVNPGLLLWNESRLQWVGSEKSSKPSQQKRVPRLNWNATYESLLGTRQPFPKSIPLSEMVEFLVDVWEREGMYG; encoded by the exons ATGAAACCCACACCAATTATTGCTGTGGATGAGCCGGCAAAGGGACTAAGAATTCAGGGGCAGACAGTGAGAAAACCACATATATCAGATGGTTTCTGGAGTTCAAGCACTTGTGATCTGGATAATGGCAACATTCAATCTCAGAGAAGTATCTCGTCTGTCAGTACGTTAAATCAAATTCTCTATCATAGTGGTGGAACTTCTACAGGCACCAATTCTGAATTTGTAAACCCAG GTCTTCTTCTCTGGAATGAAAGTAGGCTTCAGTGGGTTGGAAGTGAAAAATCTAGCAAGCCTAGCCAACAAAAACGAGTACCCAGACTGAA TTGGAATGCAACTTATGAAAGTTTGCTTGGGACTAGACAACCTTTCCCCAAGTCCATACCTTTATCT GAAATGGTCGAATTCCTGGTGGATGTTTGGGAACGTGAAGGGATGTATGGTTGA
- the LOC137807536 gene encoding uncharacterized protein isoform X1 → MVMITAWITDLFACMGGCFGCCMKPTPIIAVDEPAKGLRIQGQTVRKPHISDGFWSSSTCDLDNGNIQSQRSISSVSTLNQILYHSGGTSTGTNSEFVNPGLLLWNESRLQWVGSEKSSKPSQQKRVPRLNWNATYESLLGTRQPFPKSIPLSEMVEFLVDVWEREGMYG, encoded by the exons ATGGTGATGATAACTGCTTGGATCACTGACCTCTTCGCTTGTATGGG TGGTTGCTTTGGATGTTGTATGAAACCCACACCAATTATTGCTGTGGATGAGCCGGCAAAGGGACTAAGAATTCAGGGGCAGACAGTGAGAAAACCACATATATCAGATGGTTTCTGGAGTTCAAGCACTTGTGATCTGGATAATGGCAACATTCAATCTCAGAGAAGTATCTCGTCTGTCAGTACGTTAAATCAAATTCTCTATCATAGTGGTGGAACTTCTACAGGCACCAATTCTGAATTTGTAAACCCAG GTCTTCTTCTCTGGAATGAAAGTAGGCTTCAGTGGGTTGGAAGTGAAAAATCTAGCAAGCCTAGCCAACAAAAACGAGTACCCAGACTGAA TTGGAATGCAACTTATGAAAGTTTGCTTGGGACTAGACAACCTTTCCCCAAGTCCATACCTTTATCT GAAATGGTCGAATTCCTGGTGGATGTTTGGGAACGTGAAGGGATGTATGGTTGA